AGCTCTTTTGGCCTTCCGGTCAAGTTTAAATAATCTAGCGTTTTCTGATCAATTGGAAAAAATCCACAAGTTGCACCATACTCTGGGGCCATGTTTGCTATAGTGGCTCTATCTGCCAAAGATAAATAATCTAAACCATCACCATAAAACTCTACAAATTTACCAACAACACCTTTTGTTCTTAGGATATTGGTAACCGTCAGCACTAAATCAGTCGCAGTTACTCCTTCCGACAATCTGCCAATTAATTTAAATCCAACTACTTCTGGAATCACCATACTAATTGGTTGACCAAGCATCACAGACTCAGCTTCTATGCCTCCAACACCCCAACCAAGGACTGATAACCCGTTAACCATTGTAGTATGGCTGTCAGTACCAACTAAAGTGTCAGGATACAAAACCCCATCCTTATTACATACAACTTGCGCTAAATATTCAAGATTCACTTGGTGGCAAATTCCACTACCTGGCGGTACTACTCTAAAATTTGTGAAGGACGATTCCCCCCACTTTAAGAATTGATATCTCTCCAAATTTCTTTTTACTTCTAGCTCAACATTCTTACTGAATGCGGAAACACTTCCATAACTATCTACTTGAACAGAATGGTCAATCACAAGATCAACCGGTACAGATGGGTTTATGTTGCTCGGGTTTCCTCCATTTTTCTTAACATAGCTCCGCATTGAAGCTAGATCAACAACAGCAGGAACCCCTGTAAAATCTTGCATCAACACCCTTGCTGGTTTGTAGCTAATTTCGTGATTAGTGTGTTTATTAACGCAGTCTGCTAGTACTCTTATGTCATCTAGCTTTACGTTTACTCCATCTTCATTGCGCAATAAATTTTCAAGCAGAACCTTAAGTGAGCAAGGCAATTTAGTCACATCTATTCCTAAAAATTCACTAGCACTACTTAGGCTAAAATAGTTGTATGACTTCCCGTCAATGTTTAAAGTCGTTTTTGCATTTAAAGAATTATTCATCCTATCACACTATATTAGTTAAAATTGGAATTACTACCGTTACTTTTTTGTTGTTGACTTTGCTGCTCGTACATAGTTTCGAAATCTATAGGATCCAGCATCAGTGGAGGAAATCCACCACTACTTGTAACTCTTGCAATTATTTCTCTTGCAAAAGGGAAAAGAAAAGTAGGTCCGCCAATAAACAAAGCTTGTCTTACCTCTTCCTCACTCAACTCTTTTAAATTTTCTATTGAAAAAATGCCACAATATTTCGTCTCACAAATGAAAGCTACGCCATCTTTTATATCTGCATCTTTTATCGTTGCTCTGACTTCTATATGCAAAGTAACTTCATGGAAAGATTTTTCTTCATTTACTCCTTCTTTGTTTTCCATTCCTTCTAATTTTGCTGAATTGATATTAACCATTACATTAATATCGGGAGCTTTATTTGAAGAAAGGAATGGCGAATTTGGATTCTCAAATGATAGATCTTTAACATATTGACCGTGAATTCTCATTTTTTGTTGTGGCATTTCTTACGTCTCCTTTAATTAAGTTGAGATATTTAATACTTTCTTATATAATATATTCATTTACAAACGAATAGCAAACCTGATTATAAGTTGATATGAAAAACATATTTTCATTAATAATTAATAATGTTCGGATACTTTATATGCCAAGGAGTTGAGTTACTATGATAGAGCTTGTAATATATGCTTTATTAGCGGCGTTCATTTTTTCACGTTTGTATAATTCTTTAGGAAGGTCAGCCAATCTCAACCTAAAAAAGCTAACTAATGTGTTGGATGTAAGTCGAAGTAAAGAAGATGTAGTAGAAAACATTGAGGATTACATTGATAGCAATGATAAAAATTCAATAAAAGTTACTTATGAACAAATATTAAAAAAAAACAAAGATTTTTCTATTTCCCACTTTATAGAAGGTTCAAGCATAGCTTTTGAATTAATAATAAAGTATTTCAATCAAGGAAATCTGTCCCAGTTAGAATCTCTCTTGGATAAAGATTTATATAACAACTTCGCAAAAAAGATTAAACATCGTAAAGAGGTGCACGAGTCTATAATTGTTTCTATCGTTTCACAAAAGATTTTAGAAATAAAGCTAGTAAAAAACACAGTGTTTATTGCAGTATATTTCCTTTCAGAGCAAATTAACTTCGTTAAGAACAATGAAGGGGATATCATATCAGGTAGTACATCCACCATTAATAAAGTTGAGGATGTATGGCAATTCAAAAAAAATGTTAATTCATCAGACCCAAGCTGGTTGCTTGTTTCTATTCACTATAATAAAGATAAGTAACGATAAGATAAATGACAAGTAAGATTAGTTTTATTTAGAGTTAACCATGGAAAGCAAGCTACGCGAAATAGTACTTGACACTGAAACGACAGGTCTTGACACTAAATCTGGTCATCGAATTATCGAAATAGGGTGTGTGGAATTAATTAACCGCATTCCAACAGGTAAAGTATTCCATCGGTACCTTAACCCAGAAAGAGATATACCTTATCACTCGTTTAAGATTCACGGTGTTAGTGAAGAATTTTTAGAAGATAAACCATTATTTTTAGATGTTGCACTTGAATTTCTTGACTTTATATCTAATGATATTTTGGTAATTCACAACGCTGAATTCGATGTTAAGTTCCTTAACATGGAGTTAAGCAAGCTGAATGCTGGGTTAATTTCCTCAGATAGAGTGCTAGATACATTACCTCTTGCGAGGAAAAAATTCGCAGGATCACCTGCCTCTTTGAATGCATTATGTAAGCGTTTTGATATATCGCTAGAGAATAGAGAATTGCACGGAGCACTAGTTGATGCTCAATTGCTTGCAAAGGTATATGTTGAACTTACAGGAGGGTTACAAACCTTTCTGTTTGATAATGAATGCAATCAGGACAGTAACTCTACATTCGTCCAGCATAAAGTGCGTAATCTAACTCCCAGAAAACATTCACCAAATAGTGAAGAAATTGATGGACATAAGAAACTGTTAGACAAAATTAACAATACACTTTGGAATAAATATATTGAATAGGTCAACTAATAAAGATACAATTTAATTTTACTGAGAGCACCCTAATGGTAAGGTTTATAAGATTGTTATCTAATATGCTAGTAGCATTAGCAGTTGTTTTTTTAGGTTATTGTTATTTCACCAAAAAAGGCATATTTGCCCCAGTAGCGATTCACAATGCAGAAGTTAAGATAGGCGGAGATTTTTCTTTAATTAATCAGGATGGACAGATCTTACGCAGTAGTGATTTTAAAGATAAATA
The window above is part of the Wolbachia endosymbiont (group A) of Bibio marci genome. Proteins encoded here:
- the secB gene encoding protein-export chaperone SecB, which produces MPQQKMRIHGQYVKDLSFENPNSPFLSSNKAPDINVMVNINSAKLEGMENKEGVNEEKSFHEVTLHIEVRATIKDADIKDGVAFICETKYCGIFSIENLKELSEEEVRQALFIGGPTFLFPFAREIIARVTSSGGFPPLMLDPIDFETMYEQQSQQQKSNGSNSNFN
- the dnaQ gene encoding DNA polymerase III subunit epsilon, with product MESKLREIVLDTETTGLDTKSGHRIIEIGCVELINRIPTGKVFHRYLNPERDIPYHSFKIHGVSEEFLEDKPLFLDVALEFLDFISNDILVIHNAEFDVKFLNMELSKLNAGLISSDRVLDTLPLARKKFAGSPASLNALCKRFDISLENRELHGALVDAQLLAKVYVELTGGLQTFLFDNECNQDSNSTFVQHKVRNLTPRKHSPNSEEIDGHKKLLDKINNTLWNKYIE
- a CDS encoding Tim44/TimA family putative adaptor protein; the encoded protein is MIELVIYALLAAFIFSRLYNSLGRSANLNLKKLTNVLDVSRSKEDVVENIEDYIDSNDKNSIKVTYEQILKKNKDFSISHFIEGSSIAFELIIKYFNQGNLSQLESLLDKDLYNNFAKKIKHRKEVHESIIVSIVSQKILEIKLVKNTVFIAVYFLSEQINFVKNNEGDIISGSTSTINKVEDVWQFKKNVNSSDPSWLLVSIHYNKDK